A genomic window from Nicotiana sylvestris chromosome 11, ASM39365v2, whole genome shotgun sequence includes:
- the LOC104232077 gene encoding alpha-L-fucosidase 1: MILNKPNKLILNIIIILLFISRTSQSLHPKPPPIPILPIPKSRQISWQIAEMALFLHFGTNTFTNTEWGTGHVDPSIFNPISLNATQWVKVAKDSGFKRVILTAKHHDGFCLWPSQYTDYSVKSSPWKNGSGDVVAELAIAARIAGLELGLYLSPWDRHESCYGETLEYNEYYMGQMTELLTRYGEIKYIFLDGAKGDGEKDMEYFFDDWFSLIHQLQPGAAIFSDAGPDTRWVGDEAGVAGTTCWSLFNCSAVKIGSDNDFRYSREGDPFGHDWVPAECDVSIRPGWFWHASEKPKSALTLLDLYYKSVGRNCLLLLNVPPNSSGLISDEDIQVLKEFSELRDSIFSHNIAKSALLSASSTRGGPKNSQFGPQNVIEEGLYTYWAPDQGQSDWELYLEFQQVMTFNVLELQEPIQMGQRIIEFHLDILDENGKWQHVVSGTTVGYRRLLLFPTVKSHLLRLVIDKSRVCPLISHLGIFMDSYSVSRHVSDTHTQSKFINSLVFRKTTYNRSQSASI, translated from the exons ATGATATTGAACAAACCCAATAAACTAATCCTTAATATCATCATAATCctccttttcatttcaagaaCTTCACAATCTTTACATCCAAAGCCACCCCCAATTCCAATTCTACCAATACCAAAATCCCGCCAAATCTCATGGCAAATTGCAGAAATGGCACTTTTCTTGCACTTCGGTACCAACACTTTTACAAACACAGAGTGGGGAACAGGCCATGTTGACCCCTCAATTTTCAACCCTATTTCATTAAATGCAACACAATGGGTTAAAGTGGCTAAAGATTCAGGCTTCAAGAGAGTTATCTTAACTGCTAAACACCATGATGGTTTTTGCCTTTGGCCTTCACAATACACTGATTATTCTGTTAAATCAAGTCCTTGGAAAAATGGGTCTGGTGATGTTGTAGCTGAATTGGCTATTGCTGCAAGAATTGCTGGTTTGGAATTGGGTTTGTACCTTTCTCCTTGGGATAGGCATGAATCTTGTTATGGTGAGACTCTTGAGTATAATGAATATTATATGGGGCAAATGACTGAGTTGCTTACTAG ATATGGAGagattaaatatatttttttagatgGTGCAAAAGGTGATGGTGAGAAGGATATGGAGTATTTCTTTGATGATTGGTTTAGCCTTATTCATCAACTCCAACCTGGAGCTGCGATCTTCTCTGATGCCGGTCCTGATACGAGGTGGGTTGGGGATGAGGCTGGTGTTGCTGGAACCACTTgctggtcccttttcaactgcagTGCTGTCAAGATTGGCAGTGATAATGATTTCAG ATACTCAAGGGAAGGGGACCCCTTTGGCCATGACTGGGTTCCCGCTGAGTGTGATGTGTCTATCCGACCTGGTTGGTTTTGGCATGCATCAGAAAAGCCAAAAAGTGCACTGACTCTTCTGGATTTGTATTACAAATCAGTCGGTAGGAACTGTCTCTTATTGCTAAATGTACCCCCAAATTCATCAGGTCTCATATCAGATGAAGATATACAAGTCCTCAAAGAATTCTCTGAGCTTCGTGATTCTATATTCTCTCATAATATTGCAAAGTCTGCTCTTCTTTCTGCCAGCAGTACAAGAGGAGGTCCGAAAAATTCTCAGTTCGGCCCCCAGAATGTTATTGAGGAAGGGTTATATACATATTGGGCTCCAGATCAAGGACAATCAGACTGGGAACTATATTTAGAATTTCAACAAGTTATGACTTTCAATGTCTTGGAACTTCAAGAACCAATTCAAATGGGACAACGGATTATCGAGTTTCATCTTGATATATTAGATGAAAATGGAAAATGGCAACACGTGGTAAGTGGAACGACAGTAGGATATCGGAGGCTGTTACTTTTCCCTACCGTGAAATCTCACCTGTTAAGGTTGGTTATTGACAAGTCAAGGGTGTGCCCTTTAATTTCCCACTTGGGAATTTTCATGGATTCCTATTCTGTTTCAAGACATGTCTCTGATACACACACTCAATCAAAGTTCATTAACAGCCTGGTTTTCAGGAAAACTACTTACAACCGGTCTCAATCTGCTTCCATCTAA